In Oryzias latipes chromosome 15, ASM223467v1, the following proteins share a genomic window:
- the LOC101165690 gene encoding uncharacterized protein LOC101165690 produces MMETARVFLGFSLFVLLVVPSCGFPAKGSKSTDQSSGDQKAATNFASHRGAQMSRSAPVHYSSHSSGVSQPVPVFVQNPGVPQFVPMVPSGSSLSSAVAGYPVAVQTGSTVPVFSGVPAAGVSEAVQVPVQAPGFSQFVQTGPAMVGSASPVFVLHEGAGSTQPGPAQAALPETQWAVAPPSFSEQAAADAQAVGSSDFLPPVPAPPAGPVLQSGETSNIVKEAELGNYQQQTEEFGYPAEAAQPGAAFTSVLVPGQGLGGFWGSPYPGFDYRLLYGLYPPGTYTTFSQNHEKGKDYYQSIHYLKEHVSEDQGPQQQQQQLQQKVFHGHPQRS; encoded by the exons ATGATGGAGACAGCAAGGGTTTTCCTGGG cttttccctttttgttcttCTGGTTGTTCCATCATGTGGGTTTCCTGCCaaag GCTCCAAATCCACAGATCAGAGCAGTGGGGACCAAAAAGCAGCAACTAACTTTGCTTcccacagaggagctcagaTGAGCCGCTCTGCTCCTGTGCATTACAGCTCTCATTCAAGCGGCGTCTCTCAGCCAGTTCCAGTGTTTGTGCAGAATCCTGGTGTCCCTCAGTTTGTTCCCATGGTTCCATCAGGCAGCAGCTTGAGCTCTGCTGTTGCAGGATACCCTGTGGCTGTTCAGACAGGATCTACTGTTCCTGTGTTTTCCggtgttcctgcagcaggagTCTCTGAGGCAGTTCAGGTCCCTGTGCAGGCTCCTGGTTTCTCCCAGTTTGTTCAGACGGGCCCAGCAATGGTTGGCTCTGCTTCCcctgtgtttgtgctgcatgAAGGAGCTGGTTCCACACAGCCAGGACCTGCTCAAGCTGCTCTGCCAG AAACCCAGTGGGCTGTTGCTCCTCCATCTTTCTCTGAGCAAGCAGCAGCTGATGCCCAGGCTGTGGGCTCCAGTGACTTCCTGCCACCAGTCCCTGCCCCTCCAGCTGGCCCTGTCCTCCAGTCTGGAGAGACTTCCAATATTGTGAAGGAAGCTGAACTTGGCAACTACCAGCAGCAGACGGAAGAGTTTGGTTACCCGGCTGAGGCGGCGCAGCCTGGAGCTGCTTTCACCAGCGTGCTTGTTCCAGGCCAAGGACTTGGTGGCTTCTGGGGTTCTCCTTATCCTGGCTTTGACTACAGGCTCCTGTATGGTCTGTACCCTCCTGGCACCTACACCACCTTCAGCCAGAACCATGAGAAGGGCAAAGACTACTACCAATCCATCCACTACTTGAAGGAGCATGTTTCTGAAGACCAAGGtccacaacagcagcagcagcagcttcagcagaagGTCTTCCATGGTCATCCCCAGAGATCTTGA